From Pseudomonas fluorescens, one genomic window encodes:
- a CDS encoding Lon protease family protein, translated as MPDPVAASLRLAPEALTRPFSAEQFSFSTTNDLEPFRGVLGQERAVEALQFGVAMPRPGYNVFVMGEPGTGRFSFVKRYLKAEGKRLQTPADWVYVNNFDEPREPRALELPSGTAGAFIADINGLIDNLLATFPAVFEHPSYQQKKSAIDRAFNQRYDRALDVIERLALEKEVALYRDSSNIAFTPMSEGKALDEAEFAQLPEAVRERFHDDISGLEERLNEELASLPQWKRESSNQMRHLNEETITLALQPLLAPLSEKYAENAAVCGYLQAMQVYLLKTVVEQLVDDSKTDAVARKMLEEQYAPSLVVGHSASGGAPVVFEPHPTYENLFGRIEYSTDQGALYTTYRQLRPGALHRANGGFLILEAEKMLGEPFVWDALKRALQSRKLKMESPLGELGRLATVTLTPQHIPLQVKVIIIGARQLYYTLQDLDPDFQEMFRVLVDFDEDIPMVDESLEQFAQLLKTRTSEEGMAPLTADAVARLATYSARLAEHQGRLSARIGDLFQLVSEADFIRHLAGDEMTDAGHIERALKAKATRTGRVSARILDDMLAGIILIDTAGAAVGKCNGLTVLEVGDSAFGVPARISATVYPGGSGIVDIEREVNLGQPIHSKGVMILTGYLGSRYAQEFPLAISASIALEQSYGYVDGDSASLGEACTLISALSKTPLKQCFAITGSINQFGEVQAVGGVNEKIEGFFRLCEARGLTGEQGAIIPQANVATLMLDEKVLAAVRAGQFHVYAVRQADEALSLLVGEPAGEPDEEGQFPEGSVNARVVERLRVIAEMISEDDLKEAEKELAQEALTAAKPA; from the coding sequence ATGCCTGATCCTGTTGCTGCCAGCTTGCGTCTAGCGCCAGAAGCGCTGACCCGTCCGTTTTCCGCTGAACAGTTCAGCTTCTCTACCACCAATGATCTGGAGCCTTTTCGCGGTGTGCTCGGCCAGGAACGTGCGGTCGAGGCCTTGCAGTTCGGCGTGGCCATGCCACGCCCCGGTTACAACGTGTTTGTCATGGGTGAACCCGGCACCGGCCGATTCTCGTTCGTCAAACGCTACCTGAAGGCCGAAGGCAAGCGCCTGCAGACCCCGGCGGACTGGGTCTATGTCAACAACTTCGATGAGCCCCGGGAGCCACGTGCCCTGGAACTTCCATCCGGCACTGCCGGTGCATTTATCGCTGACATCAACGGTCTGATCGACAACCTGCTGGCAACTTTTCCAGCGGTGTTCGAGCATCCGTCCTACCAGCAAAAGAAAAGCGCCATCGACCGCGCCTTCAACCAGCGTTATGACCGAGCACTGGACGTGATCGAGCGCCTGGCGCTGGAGAAGGAAGTTGCGCTCTATCGTGACAGCAGCAACATCGCCTTCACTCCAATGAGCGAAGGCAAGGCGCTGGACGAAGCCGAGTTCGCGCAGTTGCCGGAAGCAGTGCGTGAACGTTTCCACGACGACATCTCCGGCCTGGAGGAGCGGCTCAACGAAGAACTGGCCAGCCTGCCGCAGTGGAAGCGTGAATCCAGCAACCAGATGCGTCATCTCAACGAAGAAACCATTACGCTGGCCCTGCAGCCGTTGCTTGCACCCCTGTCAGAAAAGTACGCAGAGAACGCCGCGGTCTGCGGTTACCTGCAAGCCATGCAGGTGTACCTGCTGAAAACCGTGGTCGAGCAGTTGGTCGACGACAGCAAAACCGACGCGGTTGCCCGCAAGATGCTCGAAGAGCAATACGCGCCGAGCCTGGTAGTCGGGCATTCGGCCAGTGGTGGCGCACCGGTGGTGTTCGAGCCGCACCCAACTTACGAGAACCTGTTCGGCCGCATCGAGTACAGCACCGATCAGGGAGCGCTCTACACCACCTATCGGCAGTTGCGTCCGGGGGCGTTGCATCGTGCCAACGGTGGCTTCCTGATCCTGGAAGCGGAAAAAATGCTCGGCGAGCCGTTCGTGTGGGATGCACTCAAGCGTGCCCTGCAATCGCGCAAGCTGAAAATGGAATCGCCGCTCGGTGAGCTGGGTCGCCTGGCCACCGTGACTCTGACCCCGCAGCACATACCGCTGCAGGTCAAGGTCATCATCATCGGCGCCCGCCAGCTGTACTACACCCTGCAAGACCTGGATCCGGACTTCCAGGAGATGTTCCGCGTGCTGGTGGACTTCGACGAAGACATTCCAATGGTCGACGAAAGCCTGGAGCAGTTCGCCCAGTTGCTCAAGACGCGGACATCAGAAGAGGGCATGGCACCGCTGACCGCCGACGCGGTGGCGCGCCTGGCGACCTATAGTGCTCGGCTTGCCGAACACCAGGGGCGTTTGTCGGCGCGTATCGGCGACCTGTTCCAGTTGGTCAGCGAGGCGGATTTCATTCGCCACCTGGCGGGCGACGAAATGACCGATGCCGGTCATATCGAGCGGGCGCTCAAGGCCAAGGCCACGCGCACCGGCCGGGTCTCGGCGCGGATTCTCGATGACATGCTGGCCGGGATCATCCTGATCGATACTGCCGGTGCGGCCGTGGGCAAGTGCAACGGCTTGACGGTGCTGGAAGTGGGCGACTCGGCCTTTGGTGTGCCGGCGCGGATTTCCGCCACGGTCTACCCGGGCGGCAGCGGCATCGTCGACATTGAACGTGAGGTCAACCTCGGGCAGCCGATTCACTCCAAGGGTGTGATGATCCTTACCGGTTACCTGGGCAGTCGTTACGCCCAGGAGTTTCCGCTGGCCATCTCGGCGAGTATTGCGCTGGAGCAGTCCTACGGTTACGTCGACGGCGACAGCGCTTCGCTGGGTGAAGCGTGCACCTTGATTTCGGCGCTGTCGAAAACGCCGCTCAAGCAATGTTTCGCCATCACCGGTTCGATCAATCAGTTCGGTGAGGTGCAGGCGGTGGGCGGGGTCAACGAGAAAATCGAAGGCTTCTTCCGTCTCTGTGAGGCGCGCGGGTTGACCGGGGAGCAGGGGGCGATCATTCCACAGGCAAACGTTGCCACGCTGATGCTCGATGAAAAGGTTCTGGCGGCCGTGCGTGCCGGGCAGTTCCACGTGTACGCGGTGCGTCAGGCGGATGAAGCGCTAAGCCTGCTAGTGGGCGAGCCCGCCGGTGAGCCGGATGAAGAAGGGCAGTTCCCGGAAGGCAGCGTTAACGCACGGGTCGTGGAGCGCCTGCGAGTGATCGCGGAAATGATCAGTGAAGATGATTTGAAGGAAGCGGAAAAGGAGCTGGCCCAGGAGGCGCTGACAGCCGCCAAACCAGCCTGA
- the ettA gene encoding energy-dependent translational throttle protein EttA produces the protein MAQYVFTMHRLGKVVPPKREILKNISLSFFPGAKIGVLGLNGSGKSTLLKIMAGVDTEFEGEARPMPELNIGYLPQEPILDPTKTVREVVEEAVSVIKDAQARLDEVYAAYAEPDADFDKLAAEQAKLEAILQAGDGHNLERQLEVAADALRLPAWDAKVEHLSGGEKRRVALCRLLLSAPDMLLLDEPTNHLDADSVAWLEHFLHDFPGTVVAITHDRYFLDNVAGWILELDRGAGIPYEGNYSGWLEAKSDRLAAESKQQSAHEKAMKEELEWVRKGAKARQSKSKARLQRFEEMQSQEFQKRSETNEIYIPAGPRLGDKVIEFKNVTKGYGDRVLIDNLSFSMPKGAIVGVIGGNGAGKSTLFRMLMGKETPDSGSIEVGETVQLACVDQSREDLDGSKTVFQQISDGSDQIRIGSYEIPSRTYVGRFNFKGGDQQKFVKDLSGGERGRLHLALTLKEGGNVLLLDEPSNDLDVETLRSLEEALLDFPGAAIVISHDRWFLDRVATHILAYEDDSQAVFFEGNYTEYEADRKKRLGEAAAQPHRVRHKKLA, from the coding sequence TTGGCTCAATACGTCTTCACCATGCATCGGCTGGGCAAAGTTGTTCCGCCGAAGCGGGAAATCCTCAAAAATATTTCTCTGTCGTTCTTCCCTGGCGCGAAGATCGGCGTACTCGGCCTCAACGGTTCGGGTAAGTCCACGCTGCTGAAAATCATGGCTGGCGTCGACACTGAGTTCGAGGGCGAAGCGCGCCCGATGCCGGAACTGAACATCGGTTATTTGCCGCAGGAACCGATTCTCGATCCGACCAAGACTGTGCGTGAAGTGGTCGAAGAAGCGGTCAGCGTGATCAAGGACGCTCAGGCGCGCCTGGATGAGGTCTACGCGGCCTACGCCGAACCGGACGCTGATTTCGACAAGCTGGCGGCAGAGCAGGCCAAGCTTGAAGCCATCCTGCAAGCTGGCGACGGTCACAACCTGGAGCGCCAGCTGGAAGTCGCCGCCGATGCGCTGCGTCTGCCAGCCTGGGACGCGAAAGTCGAACACCTGTCCGGTGGCGAGAAGCGTCGTGTGGCCCTGTGCCGCCTGCTGCTGTCCGCCCCGGACATGCTGCTGCTCGACGAGCCGACCAACCACCTGGACGCCGACTCCGTGGCCTGGCTGGAGCATTTCCTGCACGACTTCCCGGGCACTGTGGTCGCGATCACGCACGACCGTTACTTCCTCGACAACGTTGCTGGCTGGATCCTGGAACTCGACCGCGGCGCGGGCATTCCTTACGAAGGCAACTACTCGGGTTGGCTGGAAGCCAAGTCCGACCGTCTGGCGGCTGAATCCAAGCAGCAGTCGGCTCACGAAAAAGCCATGAAGGAAGAGCTGGAGTGGGTGCGCAAAGGCGCCAAGGCCCGCCAGTCGAAATCCAAGGCTCGTCTGCAACGCTTCGAAGAGATGCAATCGCAGGAATTCCAGAAGCGCAGCGAAACCAACGAGATCTACATCCCGGCCGGTCCGCGCCTGGGTGACAAGGTCATCGAATTCAAGAACGTCACCAAGGGCTATGGCGACCGCGTGCTGATCGACAACCTGTCGTTCTCCATGCCTAAAGGCGCCATCGTCGGCGTAATTGGTGGTAACGGTGCGGGTAAATCCACGCTGTTCCGCATGCTGATGGGCAAGGAAACACCGGACTCGGGCAGCATCGAAGTCGGTGAAACCGTGCAACTGGCCTGTGTGGATCAGAGCCGCGAAGACCTGGATGGCAGCAAGACCGTATTCCAGCAAATCTCCGACGGTTCCGACCAGATCCGTATCGGCAGCTATGAAATCCCGTCGCGTACCTACGTCGGTCGTTTCAACTTCAAGGGCGGCGATCAGCAGAAGTTCGTCAAGGACCTGTCCGGTGGTGAGCGGGGTCGCTTGCACCTGGCTCTGACCTTGAAAGAGGGCGGCAACGTGCTGCTGCTCGACGAACCGTCCAACGACCTCGACGTTGAAACCCTGCGTTCCCTGGAAGAAGCCCTGCTGGACTTCCCGGGCGCCGCCATTGTGATCTCTCACGATCGGTGGTTCCTGGACCGCGTGGCGACGCACATCCTGGCCTACGAAGACGACTCGCAAGCGGTGTTCTTCGAAGGTAACTACACCGAGTACGAGGCGGACCGTAAAAAGCGTCTGGGCGAAGCTGCAGCCCAACCGCACCGAGTGCGTCACAAGAAACTGGCCTGA
- the gdhA gene encoding NADP-specific glutamate dehydrogenase → MIESVESFLARLKKRDPDQPEFHQAVEEVLRSLWPFLEANPHYLTSGILERICEPERAVVFRVSWVDDHGVVQVNRGFRIQMNSAIGPYKGGLRLHPSVNLGVLKFLAFEQTFKNSLTSLPMGGGKGGSDFDPKGKSDAEVMRFCQAFMSELYRHIGADVDVPAGDIGVGAREIGFLFGQYKRLSNQFTSVLTGKGMSYGGSLIRPEATGFGCVYFAEEMLKRSGEKVQGKRVAISGSGNVAQYAARKVMDLGGQVISLSDSEGTLYCEAGLTEEQWQALLELKNVQRGRISELASRFGLEFRAGQCPWDLPCDIALPCATQNELDAEAARTLLRNGCICVAEGANMPTTLAAVDIFIEAGILFAPGKASNAGGVAVSGLEMSQNAMRLLWTAGEVDSKLHNIMQSIHHACVHYGEENGRINYVKGANIAGFVKVADAMLAQGVV, encoded by the coding sequence ATGATCGAATCCGTCGAATCCTTCCTTGCGCGCCTGAAAAAACGCGACCCTGACCAGCCTGAATTCCATCAGGCTGTGGAGGAAGTCCTGCGTAGCCTGTGGCCTTTTCTTGAGGCCAATCCGCACTATCTGACCTCCGGTATCCTGGAGCGCATCTGTGAGCCGGAGCGGGCGGTGGTGTTCCGGGTTTCCTGGGTCGACGATCATGGCGTCGTGCAGGTCAATCGCGGCTTCCGCATCCAGATGAACAGCGCCATCGGCCCGTACAAGGGTGGCCTGCGCTTACATCCGTCGGTCAACCTCGGCGTGCTGAAATTCCTCGCCTTCGAGCAAACCTTCAAGAACTCCCTCACCTCGTTGCCCATGGGCGGCGGCAAAGGTGGTTCGGACTTCGATCCCAAAGGCAAAAGCGACGCGGAAGTCATGCGCTTCTGCCAGGCCTTCATGAGCGAGCTGTATCGGCACATCGGTGCGGACGTGGATGTACCAGCCGGCGATATCGGTGTCGGTGCCCGTGAAATCGGCTTCCTGTTCGGTCAGTACAAGCGTCTGAGCAATCAGTTCACCAGCGTGCTGACCGGCAAGGGCATGAGCTACGGCGGCAGCCTGATTCGTCCGGAAGCCACCGGTTTTGGCTGCGTCTACTTTGCCGAAGAAATGCTCAAGCGCAGTGGCGAAAAGGTCCAGGGCAAGCGTGTGGCGATCTCCGGGTCCGGCAACGTGGCGCAGTATGCGGCGCGTAAGGTCATGGACCTGGGCGGCCAAGTGATTTCGCTTTCCGACTCCGAAGGCACGCTGTACTGCGAAGCGGGACTCACCGAGGAGCAATGGCAGGCGTTGCTGGAACTGAAAAACGTCCAGCGTGGCCGGATCAGTGAATTGGCCAGCCGTTTTGGCCTGGAGTTCCGTGCTGGCCAATGCCCGTGGGATCTGCCGTGCGACATCGCACTGCCGTGTGCCACTCAAAATGAGCTGGATGCCGAGGCTGCGCGCACGCTACTGCGCAACGGCTGCATCTGCGTGGCAGAAGGCGCCAACATGCCGACGACCCTCGCGGCTGTGGATATCTTCATTGAGGCCGGGATCCTGTTCGCACCGGGCAAGGCCTCGAACGCCGGCGGCGTTGCGGTCAGCGGCCTGGAAATGTCGCAGAACGCCATGCGCCTGCTGTGGACTGCCGGAGAGGTTGACAGCAAGTTGCACAACATCATGCAGTCGATCCACCACGCCTGTGTGCATTACGGCGAGGAGAATGGCCGGATCAACTACGTCAAGGGCGCGAACATCGCCGGCTTCGTCAAAGTCGCCGATGCCATGCTGGCGCAAGGCGTGGTCTAA
- a CDS encoding Lnb N-terminal periplasmic domain-containing protein yields the protein MLKRLACLALFVCAPLSAAPHVDNQRLQQLANDPFWISLGHYETAKLGGWRSYISDKKFFLAADGAEHPDAELAATVQALYAPANLGQQHAQCVYPARTRWLQAQLKLDDLPAVDCSEFKQWFKDVSPHSAVMIFPAAYLNSPSSMFGHTLLRIDQADVQSDNTALLSYAINFGAYIEGSDNSILYAWKGLMGGYPGLFALVPYQEKLSEYRSLENRDLWEYRLNLTQVETERMVEHVWELKQIQFDYFFFDENCSYRLLELLQVARPGLKLTEQFPLTAIPTDTVKAVKDAGLVEKIDYRPSRERELLSRAEPLSDAEQQWVLNISADQKQLQAPAFTALPRDRQALIIDAAYRLERYRANGQERDPARAQRSFELLRAINRNPAPELSIERPGLPEEGHESRTWQAGIGTRGDQAFGEYGLRMAYHDLNDNAESFPLGAQIEILQMKLRQYEGNQWQLQQLDLATIRSLTPRNELLQPWSWQVTGGLERVPGKHDDETLVSHVNGGAGGTWQLGEDVLGFALGTVRVEHNNDFAEFISPAAGFNTGVLWRNPLGNLSLEAKGDYFTNGEVRRSLSLNQQWELSRNLGLRLSAQREFSHIASAENEVMLELKWYHY from the coding sequence ATGCTCAAACGCCTTGCCTGTCTGGCGCTGTTTGTCTGCGCCCCGCTGTCCGCCGCGCCTCATGTCGACAACCAACGTTTGCAGCAACTGGCCAACGACCCGTTCTGGATTTCCCTGGGTCACTACGAAACCGCCAAGCTGGGCGGTTGGCGCAGTTACATCAGTGACAAGAAATTCTTCCTCGCCGCTGACGGTGCCGAACACCCCGATGCCGAACTCGCGGCCACGGTCCAGGCGCTGTATGCGCCGGCCAACCTGGGCCAACAACACGCCCAATGCGTCTATCCGGCGCGCACTCGCTGGTTGCAGGCACAACTGAAGCTGGACGACTTACCGGCAGTCGACTGCAGCGAATTCAAGCAATGGTTCAAGGACGTCTCGCCCCACAGTGCGGTGATGATTTTCCCGGCGGCCTACCTCAATAGCCCCTCATCGATGTTCGGCCACACGCTGCTGCGGATCGATCAGGCCGATGTGCAAAGCGACAACACCGCGCTACTTAGCTACGCGATCAACTTCGGCGCCTACATCGAAGGTTCGGACAACAGCATTCTCTATGCCTGGAAAGGCTTGATGGGCGGTTATCCCGGCCTGTTCGCGCTGGTGCCCTACCAGGAGAAACTCTCGGAGTACCGCAGCCTGGAAAACCGCGACCTCTGGGAGTACCGACTGAACCTGACCCAGGTCGAGACCGAACGCATGGTCGAGCACGTCTGGGAACTCAAGCAGATCCAGTTCGACTATTTCTTCTTCGATGAAAACTGCTCTTATCGTCTGCTGGAGCTGCTGCAAGTGGCTCGGCCAGGCCTGAAATTGACCGAGCAATTCCCGCTGACCGCGATTCCCACCGACACCGTCAAAGCCGTCAAGGACGCTGGGCTTGTCGAGAAGATTGATTACCGGCCGTCTCGGGAGCGGGAGTTGTTGAGTCGCGCCGAGCCCCTGTCCGACGCCGAGCAGCAGTGGGTACTGAACATCAGTGCCGACCAGAAACAACTGCAGGCCCCCGCTTTCACGGCCCTGCCACGGGATCGCCAGGCCCTGATCATCGATGCCGCCTATCGCCTCGAACGCTACCGTGCCAACGGTCAGGAACGCGACCCCGCGCGGGCGCAGCGCAGCTTCGAGTTGCTGCGGGCAATCAATCGCAACCCGGCACCGGAACTGTCAATCGAACGTCCGGGACTGCCGGAAGAGGGTCATGAGTCGCGCACCTGGCAAGCCGGCATCGGCACCCGCGGCGACCAGGCCTTCGGCGAGTACGGCCTGCGCATGGCCTACCACGACCTGAATGACAACGCCGAGAGCTTCCCGCTGGGTGCGCAGATTGAAATCCTGCAAATGAAACTGCGCCAGTACGAAGGCAACCAATGGCAGTTGCAACAGCTGGACCTGGCGACCATTCGCTCCCTGACCCCGCGCAACGAACTGCTGCAGCCCTGGTCGTGGCAGGTGACTGGCGGCCTTGAAAGGGTGCCGGGCAAGCACGATGACGAAACCCTGGTCAGCCACGTCAACGGCGGTGCCGGTGGTACCTGGCAACTGGGTGAAGATGTATTGGGTTTTGCCCTGGGCACCGTGCGGGTCGAGCACAACAATGATTTCGCCGAGTTCATCTCGCCCGCCGCTGGCTTCAACACCGGCGTGCTGTGGCGCAACCCGCTGGGTAATCTGAGCCTGGAGGCCAAGGGCGACTATTTCACCAATGGTGAGGTGCGCCGTAGCTTGAGTCTGAATCAGCAGTGGGAACTGTCGCGCAACCTGGGCCTGCGCCTGAGTGCCCAACGCGAATTCAGCCACATCGCCTCGGCCGAGAACGAGGTGATGCTGGAATTGAAGTGGTATCACTACTGA
- a CDS encoding DUF3015 domain-containing protein — protein sequence MKRILLGTLFTVASLNAMAQAPGGPDCGWGNMLFEGQRGTPAHFLASTTNGTSGNATFGMTSGTNGCATNAALTYGGKSWFAMNGMMNELSEDMAKGQGEALTTYAVVLGVAPEDRAHFAAVTHEHFQQIFSKADVTAEDVHTNTLAVLKGDARLAKYATPA from the coding sequence ATGAAACGGATTCTTCTTGGTACTCTCTTCACCGTTGCATCCCTCAACGCCATGGCCCAGGCGCCAGGCGGTCCGGATTGCGGTTGGGGCAACATGCTGTTCGAAGGACAGCGTGGCACCCCGGCGCACTTCCTCGCTTCCACCACCAACGGCACCTCCGGTAACGCCACCTTCGGCATGACCTCCGGTACCAACGGCTGCGCGACCAATGCCGCGCTGACCTATGGCGGCAAGTCCTGGTTCGCCATGAACGGCATGATGAACGAACTGTCGGAAGACATGGCCAAGGGTCAGGGCGAAGCACTGACCACCTACGCCGTGGTTCTGGGCGTCGCACCAGAAGACCGTGCGCACTTCGCCGCCGTGACTCACGAGCACTTCCAGCAGATCTTCAGCAAGGCTGACGTCACTGCCGAAGACGTGCATACCAATACCCTGGCCGTGCTCAAGGGCGATGCTCGCCTGGCCAAATACGCCACCCCGGCTTAA
- a CDS encoding GreA/GreB family elongation factor, producing MSRAFVNEDNAAAQADQPVERQVSSQPNYVTPAGLALLQDKVAELQQLHSAQSALGEQADKQRLADLERDLRYYNQRLQSALPVPPATSTKKVQIGSWVTYADAQNTERRVQLVGEDQAAAAKGLINWSSPLGRALLGAQLNDEVLWQRPAGDQLIEVIRIEAS from the coding sequence ATGAGCCGTGCATTCGTCAATGAAGATAACGCCGCCGCGCAAGCGGACCAGCCCGTAGAGCGCCAGGTCAGCTCGCAGCCCAATTACGTGACACCCGCCGGCTTGGCGCTGCTGCAGGACAAAGTCGCCGAGCTGCAACAGCTGCACAGCGCTCAGTCGGCCCTTGGTGAGCAGGCCGACAAACAGCGCCTGGCCGATCTCGAGCGCGACCTGCGCTACTACAATCAGCGCCTGCAGAGCGCCCTGCCCGTGCCGCCGGCCACCTCGACAAAAAAGGTGCAGATAGGCAGCTGGGTCACTTACGCCGACGCACAGAACACCGAGCGTCGCGTGCAATTGGTCGGCGAAGATCAGGCCGCAGCCGCCAAAGGCCTGATCAACTGGAGTTCGCCGCTGGGACGTGCGCTGCTGGGAGCACAACTGAATGACGAAGTGCTCTGGCAGCGACCCGCCGGCGATCAGTTGATCGAGGTGATTCGCATCGAGGCGAGTTAG